A single Fusobacterium hominis DNA region contains:
- the dtd gene encoding D-aminoacyl-tRNA deacylase yields MRAVVQKVKYSSVTVDNEIIGKIDNGFMILLGVTHEDTLKEVEWLSKKIKDLRIFEDQDGKMNLSLEDVKGEVLIISQFTLYGNCIKGRRPSFTDAAKPDHAENLYNKFIEKFQSFGIKTQTGKFGADMKVELLNDGPVTMIIDTKDVGALK; encoded by the coding sequence ATGAGAGCAGTTGTACAAAAAGTTAAATACTCAAGTGTTACAGTAGATAATGAAATTATTGGAAAAATAGATAACGGATTTATGATTTTACTTGGAGTTACTCACGAAGATACTTTAAAAGAAGTTGAATGGCTATCTAAAAAAATTAAGGATTTAAGAATTTTTGAAGATCAAGATGGTAAAATGAATTTAAGTCTTGAAGATGTAAAAGGCGAAGTTTTAATTATATCTCAATTTACTTTATATGGAAATTGTATAAAAGGACGTCGTCCTAGCTTTACTGACGCTGCAAAACCTGATCATGCAGAAAACTTATATAATAAATTTATAGAGAAATTCCAATCTTTTGGGATTAAAACACAAACTGGAAAATTTGGTGCTGATATGAAAGTTGAGCTATTAAATGATGGACCTGTAACTATGATAATTGATACAAAAGATGTAGGGGCGCTAAAATAG
- a CDS encoding PG0541 family transporter-associated protein yields the protein MGEIRNKMIMIYINESHKEILEKFFDSINFYYYTVQRKVESVWSEKLKHKNTNVWPGTDCIFMLAIPDEKVDRMLTILKTFRASLPYKIVMSVGVIPMDRTIPDLLKDDLVEIDEKLLKKLQETIV from the coding sequence ATGGGTGAGATACGCAACAAAATGATTATGATTTATATCAATGAATCGCATAAGGAAATCTTAGAAAAATTCTTTGACAGTATAAATTTCTACTATTATACAGTTCAAAGAAAAGTAGAAAGTGTGTGGAGTGAAAAATTAAAACACAAAAATACAAATGTTTGGCCTGGAACAGATTGCATATTTATGCTTGCAATTCCAGATGAAAAAGTAGATCGTATGTTGACGATACTTAAAACATTTAGAGCTTCTCTACCTTATAAAATAGTAATGAGTGTAGGAGTAATACCAATGGATCGTACTATTCCTGATCTTTTAAAAGATGATTTAGTAGAGATAGATGAGAAATTATTAAAAAAATTACAGGAAACAATAGTATAA
- a CDS encoding M20 metallopeptidase family protein — translation MPVRLKKYNVKEIYGSHLFPEIKEGTIATKEGPFFAQATHIGGKIIGKSAHGAMPQLGTDTVPAFSKIIDGYQTIVSRNFSPFDPIVITIGEFKGGTARNIIAESTEFYGTLRTYSQEKTQFSINRIKEINRGIETSYNVKIEDDFQILYPPVINNTSLYNKLINMKTDIPIISYPPLTIAEDFAYYQQEVLGLFVLIGTKMKKKDLHIHYIVAILILMKKHFLQQLNYIYNFTTTLNKN, via the coding sequence TTGCCCGTTAGGTTAAAAAAATATAATGTAAAAGAAATCTATGGTTCTCATCTTTTTCCTGAAATCAAAGAGGGGACAATAGCTACTAAAGAAGGTCCTTTTTTTGCCCAAGCTACGCATATTGGTGGAAAAATAATTGGTAAAAGTGCTCACGGAGCAATGCCTCAATTAGGAACTGATACAGTTCCAGCTTTTTCTAAAATTATAGATGGTTACCAAACAATTGTATCGAGAAATTTTTCTCCTTTTGATCCAATAGTCATTACTATAGGGGAGTTTAAAGGTGGAACTGCTAGAAATATAATTGCTGAAAGTACTGAATTTTATGGAACATTACGTACATATTCTCAAGAAAAAACTCAGTTTTCTATAAATAGAATTAAAGAAATTAATAGAGGTATTGAAACATCTTATAATGTTAAAATCGAAGATGATTTTCAAATCTTATATCCACCTGTGATCAATAATACTTCTTTATACAATAAGTTAATTAATATGAAAACTGATATACCTATAATAAGTTATCCACCACTTACAATTGCTGAAGATTTTGCTTACTATCAGCAAGAAGTCCTAGGTCTTTTTGTTCTTATTGGAACAAAAATGAAGAAAAAGGATTTACACATCCATTACATAGTTGCCATTTTAATTTTGATGAAAAAGCACTTCTTACAGCAATTAAATTATATATACAACTTTACAACAACTTTAAATAAAAACTAA
- a CDS encoding M20/M25/M40 family metallo-hydrolase has translation MDLNFLLDDVIKNRRALHQIPEVGLKEYQTKEYLKNYLISIGLTPHDICETGLYVFIEGKDTENCIAFRSDMDALNIREENNIDFKSKYENFMHACGHDGHMSILLGFAKYLTTIQPLKKSVLLIFQPAEETPGRAKNICESGLVNLSHLKLLCNF, from the coding sequence ATGGATTTAAATTTTTTATTAGATGATGTCATTAAAAATAGACGTGCTCTTCATCAAATTCCTGAAGTTGGGTTAAAAGAATATCAAACTAAAGAATATTTAAAAAACTATCTAATTTCTATAGGTCTTACTCCACATGATATTTGTGAAACTGGCTTGTATGTTTTCATTGAAGGAAAAGATACAGAAAATTGTATTGCATTTAGATCAGATATGGACGCTTTAAATATCCGTGAAGAAAACAATATTGACTTTAAATCAAAATATGAAAATTTTATGCATGCTTGTGGACATGACGGACATATGAGTATACTCCTTGGCTTTGCTAAATATCTAACTACTATTCAACCTCTTAAAAAAAGTGTTCTTTTAATTTTTCAACCTGCAGAAGAAACACCAGGAAGAGCTAAAAATATCTGCGAAAGTGGACTTGTGAACCTCTCCCACTTAAAATTACTTTGTAATTTTTGA
- a CDS encoding efflux RND transporter permease subunit — MTLAGLSIRRPVATTMVMLSIIFIGIISMFSMKSELLPNMAIPVVTISTNWNGAVAEDVETQITKKIEEVLPRVEGIDKIESTSTFEKSQIVVKFKFGVDANEKTTEIQREISKIANDLPNDASTPIAKKVDAGSGNLTMMIMFSAPNTNELSTFIDEYLKPKLESLNGIGQVNIVGNPEKQLQVQFDSDKLASYNLTPVELYNIIATSSKNIPLGTVKTGNKDIIARFMGELNTIDDFKNMIIQSNGNTLKLSDVADIILTTEDYSNMGYLSGKKGIIVGIEKAVDGSTIELNKEALKAIENLKSIMPPGTEYKVLMDSSEDINQSISTVSGNAIQGLILATIVLFLFLKNFRATLLVSAALPVAIIFTFAFLALNGTSLNLISLMGLSIGVGMLTDNSVVVVDNIYRHMTELHSPVMEASENGATEVTMSVIASALTTMVVFIPILFIPGIAREIFRDLSFSIIFSNIAALLVSLTFIPMLASRFLSNKTNITSEGKIFGAVKRNYMKIINLALRNRIKTIGIAVAMFVVAIIMGAKFLKMEFFPKQDTGRYSISAELGKGLDIRKANIIAQEIEDIVKKDTNTQFYFAIVNPDQVAINVDIGKKDTRDSSVFEIMDQIRPLVSTIPDARISVSEQFTMNTPSRNVEFDIVGSNLEEIKKIGQSVVEKLKQYPGAVDIKSSLDPGNTEARIILKRDKIKSYGLDPIAVGQTLSYSLLGGDRGRGHTVTVKTGTEEIDVLVRLPENKRTDINDIRNINIKVGPNRFVKASDVADIVYAEGSSAIDKTDRIYSISIGANDGGVGLKNIQEEMVKAFKEANPPASVSYRWGGDSENMTNAMSQLGVALGISIFLIYALLAAQFENFLLPIIIIGSIPLSLIGIVLGLLLFNQPIDVMVMIGVILLAGVVVNNAIVLIDFIQLTIQRGSKRDDAVLESCRTRLRPILMTTMTTVLGMLPLSLGLGEGSEIYRGMAITVMFGLIFSTLLTLVVIPLLFTIIDDFIKNIRRFFKKIIIKIYRIKRKHK; from the coding sequence ATGACATTAGCAGGTTTGTCCATACGTAGACCAGTTGCTACAACAATGGTAATGCTATCAATCATATTCATAGGTATTATATCTATGTTTTCAATGAAATCAGAGCTATTACCAAATATGGCAATTCCAGTTGTAACAATTTCAACTAACTGGAATGGAGCAGTTGCAGAAGACGTAGAGACACAAATTACAAAGAAAATAGAAGAGGTTCTTCCACGTGTAGAAGGAATAGATAAAATAGAATCTACATCAACTTTTGAAAAATCTCAAATAGTAGTAAAATTTAAATTTGGTGTTGACGCCAATGAAAAAACAACTGAAATTCAAAGAGAAATATCTAAAATAGCTAATGATCTTCCTAACGATGCATCAACTCCAATAGCTAAAAAAGTAGATGCTGGTTCAGGAAATCTAACTATGATGATAATGTTTAGTGCTCCTAACACTAATGAGTTAAGTACATTTATTGACGAATATTTAAAACCAAAATTAGAAAGTTTAAATGGTATTGGACAAGTAAATATAGTTGGAAACCCGGAAAAGCAATTACAAGTACAATTTGACAGTGATAAGTTAGCGTCATATAACTTAACACCAGTAGAATTATATAATATTATTGCAACATCTAGTAAAAATATTCCATTAGGAACTGTAAAAACGGGAAATAAAGATATAATTGCTAGATTTATGGGAGAATTAAATACTATAGATGATTTTAAGAATATGATAATTCAAAGTAATGGAAATACATTAAAATTATCAGATGTAGCAGATATAATACTAACAACAGAAGATTATTCTAACATGGGATATTTATCTGGTAAAAAAGGTATTATAGTAGGTATAGAAAAAGCAGTTGATGGAAGTACAATAGAGTTAAATAAGGAAGCTTTAAAAGCTATTGAAAACTTAAAATCAATTATGCCTCCTGGAACTGAGTATAAGGTATTAATGGACAGTTCTGAAGATATTAATCAATCAATTTCTACAGTATCTGGAAATGCTATTCAAGGATTGATTCTAGCAACAATAGTATTATTCTTATTCTTAAAGAACTTTAGAGCAACACTTCTAGTTTCAGCAGCATTACCAGTAGCAATAATCTTTACATTTGCATTCTTAGCGTTAAATGGAACATCATTAAACCTTATTTCATTGATGGGGCTATCAATTGGGGTTGGAATGCTAACGGATAACTCCGTTGTTGTTGTGGATAATATATATCGTCATATGACAGAATTACATTCACCAGTAATGGAAGCTTCTGAAAATGGAGCAACAGAAGTAACAATGTCAGTTATAGCATCAGCATTGACAACAATGGTTGTATTTATTCCAATCTTATTTATTCCAGGGATTGCAAGAGAGATATTTAGAGACTTGTCATTTTCGATAATATTCTCAAATATAGCTGCACTACTTGTATCATTAACATTTATTCCAATGCTAGCTAGTAGATTTTTATCAAATAAAACTAATATCACTAGTGAAGGAAAAATATTTGGTGCAGTAAAACGTAACTATATGAAGATAATAAATCTTGCATTACGTAATAGAATTAAAACTATAGGAATAGCAGTAGCAATGTTTGTTGTTGCTATAATAATGGGAGCTAAGTTCTTAAAAATGGAATTCTTCCCAAAACAAGATACAGGAAGATATTCAATTTCAGCTGAACTTGGTAAAGGACTAGATATTAGAAAAGCAAATATTATTGCACAAGAAATAGAAGATATTGTAAAAAAAGATACAAATACTCAATTCTATTTTGCTATAGTTAATCCAGATCAAGTTGCAATTAACGTTGATATAGGTAAAAAAGATACAAGAGATTCATCAGTATTTGAAATTATGGATCAAATAAGACCATTAGTAAGTACTATTCCAGATGCTAGAATAAGTGTGTCTGAGCAATTTACAATGAATACACCAAGTAGAAATGTTGAATTTGATATAGTTGGATCAAACTTAGAAGAAATTAAGAAAATTGGTCAAAGTGTTGTTGAGAAATTAAAACAATATCCAGGAGCAGTTGATATAAAATCAAGTTTAGATCCAGGAAATACTGAAGCAAGAATTATATTAAAGAGAGATAAAATAAAAAGTTATGGACTAGACCCAATAGCAGTTGGACAAACTTTAAGTTATTCATTACTTGGAGGAGATAGAGGTAGAGGACATACTGTAACTGTTAAAACAGGAACTGAAGAAATAGACGTATTAGTAAGACTACCTGAAAATAAAAGAACAGATATAAATGATATAAGAAATATAAATATAAAAGTTGGACCAAATAGATTTGTTAAAGCATCAGACGTTGCTGATATTGTATATGCTGAAGGTTCTTCTGCAATTGATAAAACAGATAGAATATATAGTATATCAATTGGAGCAAATGACGGTGGTGTGGGACTAAAAAATATCCAAGAAGAAATGGTAAAAGCATTTAAAGAGGCAAATCCTCCTGCATCAGTATCATATAGATGGGGTGGAGACTCTGAAAATATGACAAATGCAATGTCACAATTAGGAGTTGCTCTTGGAATATCAATATTCTTAATTTATGCATTACTAGCAGCACAGTTTGAAAACTTCTTGTTACCGATAATAATTATAGGTTCAATTCCATTATCACTAATAGGAATTGTATTAGGACTTTTACTATTTAACCAACCAATAGATGTTATGGTTATGATAGGAGTAATTCTTTTAGCAGGGGTAGTTGTTAACAATGCCATTGTACTTATTGACTTTATTCAACTTACAATACAACGTGGAAGCAAAAGAGACGATGCAGTACTAGAGTCATGTAGAACAAGATTAAGACCTATCTTAATGACAACAATGACAACAGTTTTAGGAATGTTACCATTATCATTAGGATTAGGAGAAGGTTCAGAAATTTATAGAGGAATGGCAATAACAGTTATGTTTGGACTTATTTTCTCTACATTATTAACACTAGTTGTTATTCCATTACTATTTACAATTATTGATGATTTTATAAAAAATATTAGAAGATTCTTTAAGAAAATTATAATAAAAATTTATAGAATAAAAAGAAAACATAAATAG
- a CDS encoding MerR family transcriptional regulator, with amino-acid sequence MENYLSIGEVSKITGLPISTLRYYDTQGIIKPFYKDEETNYRYYRLFQIPILKMVVHLKKLGFNNASIKSHLQNLSYAHTLNLMDSMIEKTRKEINRLQVLEEELQENARQMKYLIKLENEVDKFFEEMIEIDGVYAEIPVENTYEGISAAFKELDSHLLASNHSFAPVGLYAFTISEKDLKDKVYRYDKLVVLKRIENYKKRYVVPFKKYICLICQGQFDSVDKNIQKTMKWINENHFIVDGDAIINIVSGPAFQKNPFEAMYILKIPITRK; translated from the coding sequence ATGGAAAATTATTTAAGTATAGGAGAAGTTTCAAAAATAACAGGATTACCAATTTCAACATTGAGATATTATGATACACAAGGAATTATAAAACCTTTTTATAAAGATGAAGAGACAAATTATAGATATTATAGATTGTTTCAAATTCCTATTTTAAAAATGGTAGTACATTTAAAAAAACTTGGATTTAATAATGCTTCTATAAAAAGTCATTTACAAAATTTAAGTTATGCTCATACTTTAAACTTAATGGATAGTATGATAGAAAAAACAAGAAAAGAAATAAATAGATTACAAGTTTTAGAAGAAGAATTACAGGAAAATGCTCGTCAAATGAAATATTTAATAAAATTAGAAAATGAAGTAGATAAATTTTTTGAAGAGATGATAGAAATAGATGGTGTTTATGCAGAAATACCAGTTGAAAATACTTATGAAGGAATATCTGCAGCTTTTAAAGAACTAGACAGCCATTTATTAGCAAGTAATCACTCATTTGCACCAGTTGGATTATATGCTTTTACAATTTCTGAAAAAGATTTAAAAGATAAGGTATATAGATATGATAAGCTTGTAGTTTTAAAAAGAATAGAAAATTATAAAAAAAGATATGTAGTACCTTTTAAAAAATATATTTGTCTCATATGTCAAGGACAATTTGATAGTGTTGATAAAAATATCCAAAAGACTATGAAATGGATAAATGAAAATCACTTTATAGTAGATGGAGATGCTATCATAAATATAGTATCAGGACCTGCATTTCAAAAAAATCCATTTGAAGCTATGTATATTTTGAAAATTCCAATAACAAGAAAATAA
- the tnpB gene encoding IS200/IS605 family element RNA-guided endonuclease TnpB, with protein sequence MKQLKAYKFRIYPSEEQKIFFSKTFGCVRLVYNLMLNDRIKAYEESKGNPDKKIKYPTPAKYKKDYEFLKEVDSLALANAQINLDKAYKNFFRDKSIGFPKFKSKKNPVQSYTTNNQKGTVNIFEKWLKIPKLKELIKIKVHRKIEGIIKSVTISRNGSGKYFISLLCETDIQELPKTNSSVGIDLGIKDMAILSTGEKIKNLKFRKQLEDKLKREQRKLSKRFLIAKKINKKLNEARNYQKQRIKVAKIHEKIMNMRTDFLNKLSTYIIKNHDIICIEDLNTKGLLHNHKLSKSIADVSWASFVNKLEYKAKWYGKEIIKIDRLYPSSQICSVCGHRDGKKTLDIREWTCLICHTHHDRDINAAKNILAEGLRIRQAV encoded by the coding sequence ATGAAACAACTAAAAGCATATAAATTTAGAATTTATCCAAGCGAAGAACAAAAGATATTTTTTAGTAAAACTTTTGGTTGTGTTCGTCTTGTCTATAATCTTATGCTAAATGATAGAATCAAAGCATATGAAGAAAGTAAAGGTAATCCTGATAAAAAAATAAAATATCCAACTCCTGCAAAATATAAAAAAGATTATGAATTTCTAAAAGAAGTTGATAGTCTTGCTCTTGCTAATGCTCAAATTAACTTAGATAAAGCATATAAAAACTTTTTTAGAGATAAATCTATAGGTTTTCCTAAGTTCAAATCTAAGAAGAATCCAGTACAAAGCTATACAACTAATAATCAAAAAGGAACTGTAAATATTTTTGAAAAATGGTTAAAAATTCCTAAACTTAAAGAATTAATAAAAATCAAAGTGCATAGAAAAATAGAGGGGATAATAAAATCTGTTACTATCTCGCGTAATGGAAGTGGTAAGTATTTTATCTCTTTGTTATGTGAAACAGATATTCAGGAATTACCAAAAACTAATTCATCAGTAGGAATTGATTTAGGTATTAAAGATATGGCTATTCTTTCTACTGGAGAAAAAATAAAAAATCTTAAATTTAGAAAACAATTAGAAGACAAACTAAAAAGAGAACAAAGAAAACTTTCTAAAAGATTTCTAATTGCTAAAAAAATAAATAAAAAATTAAACGAAGCTAGAAATTATCAAAAACAAAGAATTAAAGTAGCTAAAATACACGAAAAAATTATGAATATGAGAACAGATTTCTTAAATAAGCTAAGTACATATATTATCAAAAACCACGATATTATCTGTATTGAAGACTTAAATACAAAAGGATTACTTCATAATCATAAATTATCAAAATCTATAGCTGATGTATCTTGGGCTAGTTTTGTAAATAAACTTGAGTATAAGGCGAAATGGTATGGCAAAGAAATAATAAAAATAGATAGACTATATCCATCAAGTCAAATCTGCTCTGTATGTGGTCATAGGGATGGCAAAAAAACTCTCGATATAAGAGAGTGGACTTGTCTAATTTGTCATACTCATCACGATAGAGATATAAACGCCGCTAAAAATATATTGGCTGAAGGTCTAAGAATAAGACAAGCAGTCTAA
- a CDS encoding nicotinate phosphoribosyltransferase, with the protein MDKPRVLTEFARVINSDRYQYTQSDIFLMEKMEEKIAVFDVFFRKTADGGFAVVAGVQEVINLIEILNSTSEEEKREYFSKLIESKQLVDYLSKMKFTGDIYALRDGEIAYPNEPVISIKAPLIQAQILETPILNIINMQMAIATKASRVTRAAYPVPVSAFGSRRAHGFDSAVAGNKAAVIGGCSSHSNLVTEYKYGIASVGTMAHSYIQAFGVGSAAEKQAFETFIKHRVSRKGNTLVLLIDTYNTLGMGIHNAIEAFKECGIDDSYKGIYGVRIDSGDLAYLSKKCRALLDEAGFKKAKIFLTNSLNEEVIRSLKEQGACVDIYGVGDEIAVSKSNPCFGGVYKIVEIDEHPVIKLSEDVIKISNPGFKEVYRIYDKSGLAYADLITLVKSDKDKELLIHGKELVIRDEKYDFKFSVLKENEYTIKKLTRQYVKNGEIILSEYEKLFDIMGSQKYYKENLAKISEERKRLENPHKYKVDLSTDLVNLKYSLIKSIKSEIG; encoded by the coding sequence ATGGACAAGCCTAGAGTTTTGACAGAGTTTGCAAGAGTGATAAATTCTGACAGATATCAATACACACAAAGTGATATTTTTCTTATGGAAAAAATGGAAGAAAAGATAGCTGTATTTGATGTTTTTTTCAGAAAGACAGCAGATGGTGGTTTTGCAGTTGTAGCAGGAGTACAAGAGGTTATAAACCTAATAGAGATATTAAATAGTACTTCAGAAGAGGAAAAAAGAGAATATTTTTCAAAATTAATTGAATCTAAGCAATTAGTGGATTATTTATCAAAAATGAAATTTACTGGCGATATATATGCATTAAGAGATGGGGAAATTGCATATCCTAATGAGCCAGTCATAAGTATAAAAGCACCACTTATACAAGCTCAAATTTTAGAAACTCCTATTTTAAATATAATTAATATGCAAATGGCAATAGCAACTAAAGCTTCAAGAGTAACAAGAGCAGCTTATCCTGTTCCAGTTTCAGCTTTTGGAAGTAGAAGAGCACATGGATTTGATAGTGCAGTTGCTGGAAATAAAGCAGCAGTAATTGGAGGATGCTCTAGCCATTCTAATTTAGTTACAGAGTATAAATATGGAATTGCTAGTGTTGGAACAATGGCACATTCGTATATTCAAGCTTTTGGAGTTGGAAGTGCTGCTGAAAAACAAGCTTTTGAAACATTTATAAAACATAGAGTTTCGAGAAAAGGAAATACTTTAGTTTTATTAATTGATACATACAATACATTAGGAATGGGAATTCATAATGCAATTGAAGCATTTAAAGAATGTGGAATAGATGATTCTTATAAAGGAATTTATGGAGTAAGAATTGATTCAGGAGACTTAGCATATTTATCTAAAAAGTGTAGAGCATTACTAGATGAGGCTGGATTTAAGAAGGCAAAAATCTTCTTAACAAATTCTTTAAATGAAGAAGTAATAAGATCATTAAAAGAACAAGGAGCTTGTGTAGATATATACGGTGTTGGAGATGAAATAGCAGTTAGCAAATCTAATCCTTGTTTTGGTGGAGTTTATAAAATTGTAGAGATAGATGAACATCCTGTTATTAAATTATCAGAAGATGTAATAAAAATTTCAAATCCTGGATTTAAAGAAGTTTATAGAATTTATGATAAAAGTGGTCTTGCATATGCAGATTTAATAACACTTGTTAAGTCTGATAAAGATAAAGAGCTTTTAATACATGGAAAAGAACTTGTAATAAGAGATGAGAAATATGATTTTAAATTTAGTGTATTAAAAGAAAATGAGTACACAATAAAGAAATTAACTAGACAGTATGTAAAAAATGGAGAGATAATTTTATCAGAGTATGAAAAGTTATTTGATATTATGGGATCTCAAAAATATTATAAAGAAAATTTAGCAAAGATATCTGAAGAGAGAAAAAGACTTGAAAATCCACATAAATATAAGGTTGACTTGTCTACAGATTTAGTTAATTTGAAATATAGTTTAATAAAAAGTATAAAATCTGAAATTGGATAA
- a CDS encoding SoxR reducing system RseC family protein codes for MVNKGVIKKIEGNKITVKLYKDSSCSHCSGCSGDSKYGKDFEFVTDRQANIGDTVTFEIAAGKVIKAASIAYIFPAVAMIGGYFFGSKLLNLNENKSILCSFIALLLSFVILFLYDRLVVRKRTNSEIEIISIEKEDTSNMIDSCKNKNNW; via the coding sequence ATGGTAAATAAAGGTGTTATAAAAAAAATAGAGGGTAATAAAATAACAGTTAAACTATATAAAGATAGTTCATGCTCTCATTGTAGTGGTTGTAGTGGAGATAGTAAATATGGAAAAGATTTTGAATTTGTAACAGATAGACAAGCAAATATTGGCGATACAGTCACTTTTGAAATAGCTGCAGGTAAAGTTATCAAAGCTGCCTCTATTGCATATATTTTTCCAGCTGTTGCTATGATTGGTGGATACTTTTTCGGAAGTAAACTACTTAATTTAAATGAAAATAAAAGTATTCTATGTAGTTTTATAGCACTTCTTCTTTCTTTTGTTATATTATTTCTATATGATAGATTAGTTGTAAGAAAAAGAACAAATTCTGAAATAGAGATAATTTCAATTGAAAAAGAAGATACTTCTAACATGATAGATAGTTGTAAGAATAAAAATAATTGGTAA
- a CDS encoding YheT family hydrolase — protein sequence MDYKPSLLFRSGHLSTCFPTIFRKVEIKYERERIDTPDGDFLDIDWVKNNNQSVLVLCHGLEGSSNSNYIKGIAKYFSARNWDILVMNYRGCSGEMNKKIKFYNMGQIEDLALVLDKTKGYKKVVLAGFSLGGGLVLNYLGKTKEYTENLKCAIAVSAPCDAYGSSKKFDEKGNLIYRKYFLNKLKSKMEAKLKIYPDNEKLKEGLKANSIEEFDNLFTSAVYGYKDAVDYYNHVSANKVLKYIKIPTLILMAKDDPIMSDSCYPVEESKENKNITLQITKYGGHVGYVQLGKESYWLEERMYEYIKDGKI from the coding sequence ATGGATTATAAACCAAGTCTTCTTTTTAGAAGTGGACATTTGAGCACATGTTTTCCAACAATTTTTAGAAAAGTTGAAATAAAATATGAAAGAGAGAGAATAGATACACCTGATGGAGATTTTTTAGATATAGATTGGGTGAAAAATAATAATCAATCTGTATTAGTATTATGCCATGGATTAGAAGGAAGTTCAAATAGTAATTATATAAAAGGAATAGCTAAATATTTTTCTGCTAGAAATTGGGATATATTAGTTATGAATTATCGTGGTTGTAGTGGAGAAATGAATAAAAAAATTAAATTTTATAACATGGGACAAATTGAAGATTTAGCCCTTGTACTAGATAAAACAAAAGGATATAAAAAAGTAGTTTTAGCAGGGTTTAGTTTAGGTGGAGGATTAGTTTTAAACTACTTAGGGAAAACAAAAGAATATACAGAAAATTTAAAATGCGCAATAGCTGTATCAGCTCCTTGTGACGCATATGGTAGCTCTAAAAAATTTGATGAAAAAGGAAATTTAATTTATAGAAAATACTTTTTAAACAAATTAAAAAGCAAAATGGAAGCTAAATTAAAAATTTATCCAGATAATGAAAAATTAAAAGAAGGATTAAAAGCAAACTCTATAGAAGAATTTGATAACTTGTTTACATCGGCAGTATATGGATATAAAGATGCAGTAGATTATTATAATCATGTAAGTGCAAATAAGGTATTAAAATATATTAAGATTCCAACACTTATACTTATGGCAAAAGATGATCCTATAATGTCAGATAGTTGCTATCCGGTAGAAGAGAGTAAGGAAAATAAAAATATTACACTTCAAATCACTAAATATGGTGGACATGTAGGGTATGTTCAATTAGGAAAGGAAAGTTATTGGTTAGAAGAGAGAATGTATGAGTATATAAAAGACGGAAAGATTTAA
- the tnpA gene encoding IS200/IS605 family transposase gives MELDSNCHSVFLLYYHLVLVVKYRRNVFDDTISEFAKDMFVRIGVPYHITLVQWNHDKDHVHIMFKAHPKTELTKFINAYKSASSRIIKKEFPHIRKYLWKEMFWSKSFCLLTTGGAPIEVIKKYIEEQGQKSK, from the coding sequence ATGGAATTAGATAGTAATTGTCATTCAGTATTTTTGCTGTATTATCACTTAGTTCTTGTAGTAAAATATAGAAGAAATGTATTTGATGATACAATTTCTGAATTTGCTAAAGATATGTTTGTAAGAATTGGAGTTCCATATCATATTACTTTAGTACAATGGAATCACGATAAAGACCACGTGCATATAATGTTCAAGGCTCATCCAAAAACAGAATTGACTAAATTCATAAATGCATATAAATCAGCAAGTTCTAGGATAATAAAAAAAGAATTTCCACATATAAGAAAATATCTGTGGAAAGAAATGTTTTGGTCTAAAAGTTTTTGTTTGTTGACTACTGGAGGAGCTCCTATTGAAGTCATAAAAAAATATATAGAGGAACAAGGGCAGAAGAGTAAATAA